A window of Juglans regia cultivar Chandler chromosome 7, Walnut 2.0, whole genome shotgun sequence contains these coding sequences:
- the LOC108991187 gene encoding uncharacterized protein LOC108991187, translating to MSSTHARPILTPGASRKRKEREAPPYSFLKPSATLSSAPTPAAKPGDGLSSNRLLAGYMAYEFLTNGTLFGRKFEPVRAEAVPLASSSAESKRWKPEVEAANVKKVHQSYTEVASILKTDGAHITGIVNPMQLARWVQM from the coding sequence ATGAGTAGTACCCACGCCCGTCCGATTTTGACTCCTGGGGCCTCCAGAAAGCGTAAGGAGAGAGAAGCACCACCGTACTCATTTTTAAAACCGTCGGCTACACTGTCTTCGGCTCCAACACCAGCCGCTAAGCCAGGCGATGGGCTCTCTTCGAATCGGCTCTTAGCCGGGTACATGGCGTACGAGTTTCTGACTAATGGTACCCTGTTCGGCCGGAAATTCGAACCGGTACGAGCCGAGGCGGTGCCGCTAGCTAGTTCGTCTGCCGAGTCGAAGAGGTGGAAGCCGGAAGTGGAGGCGGCCAACGTGAAGAAGGTGCACCAAAGTTACACTGAGGTGGCGAGCATACTGAAGACGGATGGGGCCCACATCACTGGGATTGTCAACCCTATGCAACTGGCTCGGTGGGTTCAGATGTGA
- the LOC108991189 gene encoding peroxisomal membrane protein PMP22-like, producing the protein MSDIVNEAWRKYLLQLQLHPLRTKAITAGFLAGCSDTVAQKISGIKKLQLKRLLLVMLYGFAYAGPFGHFLHKLMDIIFKGKKGNKTVVKKVLLEQLTSSPWNNLFFMIYYGLVVEGRPWGLVKNKVRKDYPSVQLTAWKFWPIVGWVNYQYMPFQFRVIFHSFVASCWAIFLNLKARSVAIKKA; encoded by the exons ATGTCTGACATTGTCAACGAGGCTTGGAGGAAATATCTCCTGCAGCTTCAGCTTCACCCTCTTAGAACCAAG GCAATTACAGCTGGATTTTTAGCTGGGTGTAGTGATACAGTCGCCCAAAAGATTTCTGGGATCAAGAAGCTTCAACTGAAAAGATTACTTCTTGTCATG CTCTATGGGTTTGCATATGCTGGGCCTTTCGGGCATTTCCTCCACAAGTTGATGGATATAATTTTCAAAGGGAAGAAGGGCAACAAAACTGTTGTGAAGAAG GTGTTATTGGAACAGTTAACTTCCTCTCCGTGGAACAACCTTTtctttatgatatattatggtTTGGTAGTAGAAG GAAGACCGTGGGGTTTAGTCAAGAATAAAGTTAGAAAGGACTACCCCTCTGTTCAGTTAACAGCCTGGAAG TTTTGGCCTATAGTTGGTTGGGTGAATTACCAGTACATGCCGTTTCAATTCCGTGTTATATTCCACAGCTTTGTTGCCTCATGCTG GGCGATCTTTCTGAATCTGAAAGCCAGATCTGTTGCAATTAAGAAGGCATAG